A region from the Musa acuminata AAA Group cultivar baxijiao chromosome BXJ1-10, Cavendish_Baxijiao_AAA, whole genome shotgun sequence genome encodes:
- the LOC135596223 gene encoding E3 ubiquitin-protein ligase SINAT5-like, whose translation MLLNPNPTTSLFSLIPLCMYSFSSPLPYDPSHGSPGGGGGEKVSTWTLLRSLECMSLSVDMLDGEKVALVPNSLKPPGAGDDAAGGGSGLPATQITSNSRVNELLECPVCTNTMYPPIHQCRNGHTLCSSCKPRVQDQCPTCRQELGDIRCLALEKVAEFFELPCKYLSLGCPEIFPYYNKLKHEAQCNFRPYNCPYAGWECSVEGNIPFLVAHLRDDHKVDTHTGCTVNHRYVKPNPREVENATWMLTIFHCFEQHFCMHFEAFQLGMAPVYIAFLQFMGDENEAHNYRYRLEVGLNGRKLTWEGIPRSIRDSHQEVRDSHDGLIIPGNMAIFFSGNKKDLKLRVTGRIWKEEQHSDTGLSSVTL comes from the exons ATGCTTCTAAATCCTAATCCCACTACGTCTCTCTTTTCTTTGATTCCTTTATGTATGTATTCCTTCTCCTCCCCTTTGCCATACGACCCTTCCCACGGCTCGccgggcggcggaggaggagaaaAGGTGTCTACCTGGACACTTCTCCGGTCCCTCGAGTGCATGTCGCTCTCCGTTGACATGTTGGACGGAGAGAAGGTTGCCCTCGTCCCCAACTCCTTGAAGCCGCCAGGGGCCGGAGACGACGCGGCTGGTGGTGGTAGTGGTCTGCCGGCGACGCAGATCACATCGaatagtagagtgaatgagttgCTGGAGTGCCCCGTTTGCACCAACACGATGTACCCTCCGATCCATCAG TGCCGCAATGGACATACTCTTTGTTCATCCTGCAAGCCAAGGGTTCAGGACCAATGCCCTACTTGTAGACAAGAGCTTGGAGACATTAGGTGTTTAGCTTTAGAGAAGGTAGCCGAATTTTTTGAGCTTCCTTGCAAGTACCTTTCGTTGGGGTGTCCAGAAATCTTCCCGTACTACAACAAGCTTAAACACGAAGCACAGTGCAACTTCAGACCATACAACTGCCCGTATGCTGGTTGGGAGTGCTCTGTGGAGGGGAATATTCCTTTCCTTGTTGCACATTTAAGGGATGATCACAAGGTGGACACGCATACTGGGTGCACAGTCAACCATAGATATGTGAAGCCGAATCCGCGAGAGGTGGAAAATGCTACCTGGATGTTAACA ATATTCCACTGTTTCGAGCAGCACTTTTGTATGCACTTCGAGGCATTTCAGCTTGGGATGGCTCCGGTTTACATAGCATTTCTCCAATTCATGGGCGACGAAAATGAAGCACATAACTATAGATACAGACTCGAGGTTGGTTTGAATGGCAGGAAGCTCACATGGGAAGGTATACCCCGTAGCATCCGTGACAGCCACCAAGAAGTTCGGGATAGCCATGATGGCCTGATAATCCCGGGGAACATGGCAATCTTCTTCTCCGGGAATAAGAAGGATCTAAAGCTGCGAGTGACGGGCCGCATATGGAAGGAAGAGCAGCATTCTGATACTGGACTGTCTTCAGTAACTCTCTGA
- the LOC135596225 gene encoding uncharacterized protein At4g37920-like: MEMVSSSLVRTPCLPLRISSRWPRSSIPTRVSSLPFSLSRFPRAQSYRRREALRPIRALGDMTVTPCSSTERFSSNVTESEDATVCEDSTEGDCGSGSVDDSKMTRVCDKLIEVFMVDKPTTTDWRRLLAFSKEWSNIRPHFYRRCEERADREGDPGMKHKLLRLGRKLKEIDDDVQRHNELLEVIKEAPDEISAIVARRRKDFTKEFFVHLHTVAESYYNEPSKQNELARIGNVCIAAVQAYDNASQSIEALNAAELKFNDIISSPTLDAACRKIDNLAEKKELDSALMLMITKAWSAAKETNMMKDEAKDILYHLYKTAVGNLQRLMPKEIRILKYLLTIKDPEEQLHALREAFTPGVELEGKDVDCLYTTPEALHTWIQTVLDAYNFSREGTLIREARDLMNPKFIQRLEELKKVVQSNFL; the protein is encoded by the exons ATGGAGATGGTTTCTTCTTCCCTCGTTCGCACACCCTGCCTCCCTCTCCGCATCAGCTCCCGCTGGCCCCGGAGTTCAATTCCCACTAGGGTCTCTTCGCTTCCCTTCTCCCTTTCAAGGTTTCCTCGCGCCCAATCTTATCGCAGAAGAGAAGCCCTTCGCCCAATCAGAG CGTTGGGTGATATGACAGTGACCCCATGCAGCTCTACCGAAAGATTTTCATCGAACGTTACAGAGTCCGAGGATGCGACTGTATGTGAAGATTCCACTGAAGGTGATTGCGGCTCAGGAAGTGTCGATGATTCTAAGATGACCAGAGTTTGTGACAAGCTAATTGAGGTCTTCATGGTTGATAAGCCGACAACAACTGATTGGAGAAGGTTATTAGCTTTTAGCAAGGAATGGAGTAATATCCGGCCACATTTTTACCGGCGATGTGAGGAAAGAGCAGATCGTGAGGGTGATCCAGGGATGAAGCACAAGCTTCTCCGGCTGGGAAGGAAGTTGAAAGAG ATTGATGATGATGTGCAAAGGCATAATGAACTTCTTGAAGTGATTAAAGAGGCACCAGATGAAATAAGTGCTATTGTTGCTAGGCGTCGCAAAGATTTCACCAAGGAATTCTTTGTCCACCTTCATACTGTGGCAGAGTCCTACTATAATGAGCCTTCAAAACAAAATG AACTGGCAAGGATAGGAAATGTTTGTATAGCTGCTGTACAAGCATATGACAATGCATCACAAAGCATTGAGGCCCTGAATGCCGCTGAGTTGAAGTTTAATGATATAATTAGTTCACCTACTTTAGATGCTGCCTGCAGGAAGATCGACAATCTCGCAGAGAAAAAAGAACTTGATTCTGCATTGATGTTGATGATCACCAAAGCTTGGTCAGCTGCCAAAGAAACAAACATGATGAAGGATGAG GCAAAGGACATATTGTATCATCTGTACAAGACTGCTGTAGGAAATCTTCAGAGGCTTATGCCAAAGGAAATCAGGATACTTAAGTATCTCCTCACAATTAAGGATCCTGAGGAACAGTTACATGCGTTGAGAGAAGCTTTTACACCTGGGGTTGAACTGGAAGGAAAGGATGTTGATTGTTTATACAC AACGCCCGAGGCATTGCACACTTGGATTCAGACCGTGCTGGATGCTTACAATTTCAGTAGAGAAGGTACGCTGATAAGAGAAGCAAGGGACTTGATGAACCCGAAGTTTATTCAGCGACTAGAGGAATTGAAGAAAGTAGTCCAGAGTAACTTTCTCTAG
- the LOC103969274 gene encoding GDSL esterase/lipase At4g10955, which produces MASEKDVFDISGPLHITSVNWKCSHHRRSVAACLVQGAYVSELDRQHNRKGQEAFAPPWWEFFQFELSSNLVDDADSSIFGAIYEFKPASSKDSSVQDAPKFVVAFRGTIPSKESLAQDGLLDINIIQNGLHRTPRFAIAMRAVQNIVSAAKSSNVWLAGHSLGAAIATLAGKNMAKMGILIETFLFNPPFVSAPIERIKDTNVKQGIRIASSFITAGLSFALKDHQERSTPDDSFAMLSSWVPRLFINPCDFICSEYIGYFEHRNFMEKLGVGGIERLATQNSIGGLFLRALGKDSDPLHLLPSANLTKNLSPSPDFKIAHGLHQWWRPDLHLQSKQYHYG; this is translated from the exons ATGGCCTCAGAAAAGGATGTATTTGACATCTCAGGACCATTGCATATTACTTCTGTAAACTG GAAATGCTCACATCACCGGCGGTCAGTTGCTGCATGTTTAGTTCAGGGTGCATACGTATCAGAGCTGGATCGACAACATAACCGCAAGGGCCAAGAAGCTTTTGCACCTCCTTGGTGGGAGTTCTTTCAATTTGAACTGTCCAGTAATCTTGTCGATGATGCCGATTCTTCAATCTTTGGTGCAATTTATGAATTTAAACCTGCTTCTTCCAAAGATTCTTCAGTTCAGGATGCCCCAAAATTTGTCGTTGCTTTCAGAGGTACAATACCAAGTAAAGAATCCTTGGCCCAAGATGGATTATTGGACATCAATATCATTCAAAATGGTCTCCACCGTACTCCCCGGTTTGCGATTGCGATGCGAGCTGTTCAAAATATAGTCTCAGCTGCAAAGAGTTCAAATGTATGGCTTGCTGGGCATTCTTTAGGGGCAGCCATTGCGACACTAGCAGGCAAGAACATGGCCAAGATGGGAATACTTATTGAGACCTTTCTCTTCAATCCACCATTTGTCTCTGCTCCAATCGAGAGGATCAAGGACACAAATGTAAAGCAGGGAATTCGCATCGCAAGCAGCTTTATCACAGCTGGACTTAGTTTTGCCTTGAAAGACCATCAAGAGAGATCTACACCGGATGATTCCTTTGCCATGTTATCGTCATGGGTGCCTAGACTTTTCATCAATCCGTGTGATTTTATCTGTTCTGAGTACATTGGATATTTTGAACACCGGAACTTTATGGAGAAGCTTGGAGTTGGAGGCATCGAGAGGCTAGCAACACAAAACTCCATAGGGGGTCTCTTCTTACGTGCGCTCGGAAAGGACTCCGACCCCTTGCATCTTCTTCCTTCAGCGAATCTGACAAAAAATTTGAGCCCTTCCCCTGACTTCAAAATCGCTCATGGTCTACACCAGTGGTGGAGGCCTGATCTACATTTGCAATCTAAGCAATATCATTACGGGTAA
- the LOC135596226 gene encoding cellulose synthase-like protein D5, whose product MSSTPIKYARRTSSGRVVSLSRDDDMDLGVSGEFTSTSSGGHNDYINYTVMMPPTPDNQPKAAAPGSKPDDLPSPFGGAAKGSGRRRRGVGEEGDGGRGGGHGAGKLDRRMSVMKSMLMRSQTGDFDHNRWLFETKGTYGIGNAFSSKDEVEFDEDGEPINISDFLEKPWKPLTRKMKVPPGILSPYRVLVVLRLVFLSLFLSWRVRNPNADAPWLWGLSIVCEIWFAFSWILDQLPKLNPINRAADLVALREKFETASPSNPLGHSDLPGLDVFISTADPEKEPPLVTGNTILSILATEYPVEKLSLYISDDGAALLTFEAMSETAAFARVWVPFCRKHNIEPRNPDSYFAIKRDPTKNKKLPDFVKDRRWIKREYDEFKVRINGLPDTIRRRSDALNARERKLARERSGGSEANAASSGAETKPAVTATWMADATHWPGTWKVPSPDHSKGDHAGIVQVMIKTPHHDPLYGAPGDHPYLDFTGIDTRLPMFVYVSREKRPGYDHNKKAGAMNALVRASAILSNGAFILNFDCDHYIYNCMAIREGMCYMMDRGGDRVCYVQFPQRFEGIDPSDRYANHNTVFFDGNMRALDGLQGPMYVGTGCLFRRYALYGFPPPRANEYLGLYGQNKRPAPPPRVATSMDADDPSGPSLDMDPDLCAPVKFGNSTMFGNSIAVAEYQGRPLADHPGIKNGRPPGALLVPRPPLDAPTVAEAVSVISCWYEDNTEWGQRVGWIYGSVTEDVVTGYRMHNRGWRSVYCITKRDAFRGTAPINLTDRLHQVLRWATGSVEIFFSRNNALLATTRLKFLQRIAYLNVGVYPFTSIFLVTYCFLPALSLFSGSFIVQTLNVTFLVYLLLISITLTLLSLLEVKWSGIGLEEWWRNEQFWVVGGTSAHLAAVVQGLLKVIAGIEISFTLTSKSANDDEDDIYADLYVIKWTSLFIPPLTIIIVNLVAMAIGLSRTVYSEIPQWSKLMGGFFFSFWVLVHMYPFAKGLMGRRGRTPTIIWVWSGIVAITLSLLWVSINPPDNSIPSSGGIEI is encoded by the exons ATGTCGTCGACGCCAATCAAGTACGCGCGGCGCACGTCGAGCGGGCGCGTCGTCAGCCTCTCCCGCGACGACGACATGGACCTGGGCGTCTCCGGCGAGTTCACCTCCACCTCCTCCGGGGGACACAATGACTACATCAATTACACCGTGATGATGCCCCCAACCCCGGACAACCAACCCAAAGCCGCCGCCCCTGGCTCCAAGCCCGACGACCTCCCGTCGCCCTTCGGTGGCGCCGCGAAGGGCTCGGGCCGACGACGCAGAGGCGTAGGGGAGGAGGGtgacggaggaagaggaggaggacatgGGGCGGGGAAGCTGGACCGGAGGATGTCGGTGATGAAGTCGATGTTGATGAGGAGCCAGACGGGGGATTTCGATCACAACAGGTGGCTGTTCGAGACGAAGGGGACGTACGGGATCGGAAATGCCTTCTCGTCGAAGGACGAGGTCGAGTTCGACGAGGATGGCGAACCCATTAACATATCGGATTTCTTGGAGAAGCCATGGAAGCCGCTTACGAGGAAGATGAAGGTTCCGCCCGGCATCCTCAGCCCCTACAG GGTCCTGGTGGTGCTCCGGCTGGTGTTCTTGTCCCTCTTCCTGTCATGGCGCGTGCGCAACCCCAACGCGGACGCCCCGTGGCTGTGGGGATTGTCCATCGTCTGCGAGATCTGGTTTGCCTTCTCCTGGATCCTGGACCAACTGCCCAAGCTCAACCCCATCAACCGCGCGGCCGACCTCGTCGCCCTCCGCGAGAAGTTCGAGACGGCGTCCCCCTCAAACCCTCTCGGCCACTCCGACCTCCCGGGCCTCGACGTCTTCATCTCCACCGCTGACCCCGAGAAGGAGCCGCCCCTCGTCACTGGGAACACCATCCTTTCCATCCTTGCCACCGAGTACCCCGTGGAGAAGCTCTCCCTCTACATCTCCGACGATGGCGCCGCCCTGCTCACGTTCGAGGCCATGTCCGAGACCGCCGCCTTCGCCCGCGTCTGGGTACCCTTCTGCCGCAAGCACAACATCGAGCCCCGCAACCCGGACAGCTACTTCGCCATCAAGCGCGACCCTACAAAGAACAAGAAGCTCCCCGACTTCGTCAAGGACCGGCGCTGGATCAAACGCGAGTACGATGAGTTCAAGGTCCGCATCAACGGCCTCCCCGACACAATCCGCCGCCGCTCCGACGCCCTCAACGCCCGCGAACGCAAGCTCGCCCGCGAGAGGAGCGGCGGCAGCGAGGCGAACGCGGCATCCTCGGGCGCTGAAACCAAGCCCGCCGTCACAGCCACCTGGATGGCGGACGCTACCCACTGGCCGGGCACCTGGAAGGTGCCGTCGCCGGACCACTCCAAGGGCGACCATGCCGGGATCGTCCAGGTGATGATCAAGACCCCCCACCACGACCCCCTCTACGGCGCGCCCGGCGACCACCCCTACCTGGACTTCACCGGCATCGACACCCGCCTCCCCATGTTCGTGTACGTGTCCCGGGAGAAGCGCCCCGGGTACGACCACAACAAGAAGGCGGGCGCCATGAACGCCCTGGTGCGTGCCTCCGCCATCCTCTCCAATGGGGCCTTCATCCTCAACTTCGACTGCGACCACTACATCTACAACTGCATGGCCATCCGGGAGGGCATGTGCTACATGATGGACCGCGGCGGCGACCGCGTCTGCTACGTGCAGTTCCCGCAGCGGTTCGAGGGCATCGACCCCTCCGACCGCTACGCCAACCACAACACGGTCTTCTTCGACGGAAACATGCGAGCCCTCGACGGGCTCCAGGGACCCATGTACGTCGGCACCGGCTGCCTTTTCCGCCGCTACGCGCTCTACGGATTTCCCCCTCCGCGCGCCAACGAGTACTTGGGTCTCTATGGCCAGAACAAGCGTCCGGCCCCGCCACCGCGGGTGGCGACCAGCATGGACGCGGACGACCCCTCCGGTCCCTCGCTCGACATGGACCCGGACCTCTGCGCGCCCGTGAAGTTCGGCAACTCCACTATGTTCGGCAACTCCATCGCGGTGGCCGAGTACCAGGGCCGCCCCCTGGCCGACCACCCGGGGATCAAGAACGGCCGCCCGCCGGGCGCACTGCTCGTGCCCCGCCCGCCCCTCGACGCGCCCACAGTCGCGGAGGCCGTCTCCGTTATCTCATGCTG GTACGAGGACAACACGGAGTGGGGGCAGAGGGTGGGGTGGATCTACGGGTCGGTTACGGAGGACGTGGTGACGGGGTACCGGATGCACAACCGGGGGTGGCGGTCAGTGTACTGCATCACGAAGCGGGACGCCTTCCGTGGGACGGCGCCCATCAACCTGACGGACCGGCTGCACCAGGTGCTGCGATGGGCCACCGGCTCCGTGGAGATCTTCTTCTCCCGCAACAACGCCCTCCTCGCCACAACCCGCCTCAAATTCCTGCAACGCATCGCCTATCTCAACGTCGGCGTCTACCCCTTCACCTCCATCTTCCTCGTCACCTACTGCTTCCTCCCGGCGCTCTCCCTCTTCAGCGGCAGCTTCATCGTGCAGACCCTCAACGTCACCTTCCTTGTTTACCTCCTCCTGATCAGCATCACCCTCACCCTCCTGTCCCTCCTCGAGGTCAAGTGGTCGGGGATCGGCCTGGAGGAGTGGTGGCGCAACGAGCAGTTCTGGGTGGTGGGCGGCACCAGCGCCCACCTCGCCGCCGTGGTCCAGGGCCTGCTGAAGGTCATCGCCGGCATCGAGATCTCCTTCACGCTCACCTCCAAGTCGGCCAACGACGACGAGGACGACATCTACGCCGACCTGTACGTGATCAAGTGGACCAGCCTCTTCATCCCGCCGCTCACCATCATCATCGTCAACCTGGTGGCCATGGCGATCGGGTTATCGAGGACAGTGTACAGCGAGATCCCGCAGTGGAGCAAGCTGATGGGTGGGTTCTTCTTCAGCTTCTGGGTGCTGGTGCACATGTACCCCTTCGCCAAGGGGCTGATGGGGAGGAGAGGGAGGACGCCCACCATCATCTGGGTCTGGTCCGGCATCGTCGCCATCACCCTGTCGCTGCTGTGGGTCTCCATCAACCCGCCGGACAATAGCATTCCCAGCAGCGGAGGAATCGAAATCTGA
- the LOC135596228 gene encoding probable aquaporin TIP4-3, whose protein sequence is MAKIALGNHHEAAEPGCIRAVLAEVVLTFLFVFAGVGAAMAAEKMVGGDSIMGLTAVAVAHALVVAVMISAGLHISGGHLNPAVTLGLAVGGHVTVVRSLLYVVAQLLGSTLACLLLKYLTGGLDTPVHTLAAGMGALQGVIMEIVLTFSLLFSVYATMVDPKKGIIAGLGPLLVGLVVGANILAGGPFSGASMNPARSFGPALAAWNWTDHWIYWVGPLAGGGLAGLVYEHLFMVSTHVPLPREDEGF, encoded by the exons ATGGCCAAGATCGCGCTCGGGAACCACCACGAGGCGGCCGAGCCCGGCTGCATCCGCGCTGTGCTAGCCGAGGTGGTCCTCACCTTTCTCTTCGTCTTCGCTGGGGTCGGCGCCGCCATGGCCGCGG AGAAGATGGTGGGCGGGGACTCCATCATGGGGCtgacggcggtggcggtggctcaCGCGCTGGTGGTGGCGGTGATGATCTCGGCGGGACTCCACATCTCCGGCGGCCACCTGAACCCGGCGGTGACGCTGGGGCTGGCCGTGGGGGGGCACGTCACCGTCGTCCGGTCGCTGCTGTACGTGGTGGCCCAGCTGCTGGGTTCCACCCTGGCCTGCCTTCTCCTCAAATACCTCACTGGTGGACTG GATACTCCGGTGCACACTCTGGCTGCTGGGATGGGTGCCCTACAAGGAGTGATCATGGAGATAGTGCTCACCTTCTCCCTGCTCTTCTCCGTCTATGCCACCATGGTGGATCCGAAGAAGGGCATCATCGCGGGGCTTGGGCCGCTACTGGTGGGGCTTGTGGTGGGGGCTAACATCCTCGCCGGCGGGCCGTTCTCGGGCGCGTCGATGAATCCGGCGAGGTCGTTCGGCCCGGCGTTGGCAGCCTGGAACTGGACCGACCATTGGATCTACTGGGTCGGACCGCTCGCCGGCGGTGGACTAGCTGGACTCGTCTACGAGCACCTGTTCATGGTCAGCACCCATGTTCCTCTTCCTAGGGAGGACGAAGGCTTCTGA